A window of Oryza glaberrima chromosome 2, OglaRS2, whole genome shotgun sequence genomic DNA:
CCAAGAAATTGTTGCTCTTCCAGTTTAAGCATCTGTGTTGAATATCATATTAGAGTAAGTATTGTAAAGTAACTGAAAGAAGAACGAAAGAAGAATGTGCTCAATAGTCCATACATCAGATGCTCTAACATCCTAGAAGAATCAAACTTCTGCATTTAAATGTAGCTTAATAACATCAGCACAAGGAAATGCTAGGGACTAGAAAGAGCAAACTAAGGTAATTCAAATCTATAGTTATCATAAGCACAAGCGTTAATTCTTAGTATGGAGTTTATTTTATGTTAGGCATAAAATTAAGACTTCATTCAACCTAACTCACAAATAACTGAATTTACGCTACATTTATCCCTGCTGACCAAAGGGTCCCTCTAACATGCCAGATCTTGTCATCTTTGGACTTTATAACTGGCTGAATGGACAAAAAGATATTTGAAAGCAAGAACGAAAACAACTAACCAAATTACCTTTTCATTGACATCATGAAACTGTGGATCAATGTCATATACCTGAAACCTGTAAAGAAAGTTAGCTGTTAAAAGAATAGCATAATTAATGGGTACCATGTGACAATTTTACAGTAAATTGTAACAGATGCTTACACAATTGGTTGAAGAACCTCAAACTGGTAGTGCACGTTGATTCTTGCATTCCAAGATGGGTTCAAAGAATTCAATATTACTTCAGTACGCCCAAGTTCTTCAAGTGCTCCTTCTTTGCTTTTAGAATATACAATGACCATGGGATTGCTCTGAGaaaagatgataaaatattaaGGGAAGTATAACTAGACAGCACAAGCAGAATTCATTAAATATTCAGGATGGCATGCATGTCAAAAGAAAGGTGACTGCAACTATTTCTGCACAAATATTCACCGAGGCTTCCATGATAATGGCATGGGCGCTCTGGTTTGTAAACAGAACAATTTGTAATTTGCAGTTATATGGACTATGTCCTTTTGGATATGGATGGATATTTACTGATATCACGTATTCACGTTAAATTTGGTTGGGTGTGAATTATGATTGGATATAGGCACGTAGCATGGACTTCCAAAATATTCATCTGTAGGTTTTACAAAATAGTCTCCGGACGGTAGGAGCCACCAGCATGAAACTTATAACAGGTAACTTAGAAGGCAGCTCAGGCAGCCAACAAACTAGTATATGCAACTGTTCAAGCTCAAGTATGATCATTGCCAACAATTCACTGGGTAAGTCTTAGTTTGCCAAAATACCACCATGGTATGACAATGTCAATTGCCACAGGTTTGTGTGTTTGGGAGACAGGAACTGAACGGAGGCAGTAGTGGAGTAGCAGGTTCAAAGGAGGACAAGGGTGACACCCTCATCTCCCCAGCACCATGGAAAGCTAAGGGGTAAGGTATTCAGGGATAGCATGCCTATAAAAATATGTCAAGTTGTCAACACACCAATGAAGGTGGAAAATGGGATGAGAAGTGAGTAGTCCAGCATGGACAGACATGGTAGCATGTTGACAACTGATGTGGCTTTCTGACAgaattgcagtttttttttacaagtatTGCTCTTTAACATGGTAGCTCTCAGCTATTTGGAATTCGAATTTGAGTTTGTGGTTCCTTGATAGAAGTGAAAATAAAGTTATTCACAATAATTTCTCTAAAAATCTAATGattcttaactaatcaaaaacAGAGATGTCATGCAATAGTAATGCTCATCGTAGATACCTAACAGACCAGAATACCGATCAGTTATAAACTGAAATAAGAAAATAGCAAAACTAACAAAATGCAACAAGTGAAAACCTGGAGCATACCTTGGTAAAGAATTCTTGGTCGCCCAAATTTGATGCAGAGAGAGATAACTGTTTCAACAGGTTATACAGAGTTCTTGTCAAAATAAAACAcaattaaacacaccctcatCAGTTCGGTAATTGCATTTCTATCAGTAAATCCAAACAAGACATAAATTTATACAATGCACATGCATCATAATAGTCATCACATGAAGCAACATCACAGTATTAAATATTTGAAGTTTTTGGATTAACTACCAGGTCAGGTAGTATGAAATGACAGAATACTTAGCCACACAACTTGCAGACTCCCAAGCGTTCAGGCACAAAATCTTACTAATAAACAACAAATACAGTAAATCATCTTTTACGCAACGTTATCAATTAGAAGAACATCAGCAGCCAACTGCTGCAGCCGTCAGAACATCAGAATGTTCAGTGCCGTGTCAAACCAAGAGCACACGGCATGCTCAGATTTCACGCCCGCTCCCAATCATCGTCGTGTAATGGTTTTTTATCCCGATCAACACGAAATCCCTCgggttttttctccttttttttgtttgtttgtttgcaaGGCTGAGAACAGGTAGCGGAGTAAATTAGCTGAGGCGCAGACAACACGCATCCGCTAGTCCCGTCGCGGCAAGGCGCAAACCACGAGACTCACGCAGAACGGCGCGAAACTGGAGAACCGCCAGCGACGCACGCAACCGAAGCGCACCCGGCGCAATGGCACGGCCACccacgcgcgctcgctcgcgaGCACCTGGCGGCgcgctactactactactactgctatgGTGTGAAGCAGAATTAAACCGCATGGATGGGGCGTGAGGCGGTGTGTGCGTTGTGTGTGGGTTTTCCGCACCTCGACCTGCGTggacgcgccggcgccgcgggagCGGAGGAAGCGGTCggccgcggcggacgcggcctccgccgccgccgcagccgcggccgccgcggggcCGACGGAGTGGCGGcccgcgtggccgccgccgccgcccatctcgTCGGAGCAGCAGTTCCCCATGGCTAGTGGCTCTCCTCGCCGTCGagcaggaggggaggaggcgagcgagATCTACCGCCGACGCATCGATctggaggagggaggaagagggagagcgagagcgagaggagAGCAAGTGGAGTCGTGGAGACGACACGGAGACTTTGGACCCCTCAAACACTaggcgaggccgaggcgcaCGGGAGGGGAAGGGACGGCACGGCACAGCGAAACGGGGCGGAATTTACGGCTTTGTCCCTGTTCCGCCGGGGGGGAGTGGGGCCCGGCGTCCACGTTCAAGGAGAGAAGTTTGACTTTGGTTTTGACTGGCCCGGGGAGTTGGGACTTCGGACTTGGGAGGACTGGTTCCTCGTGGCAATGCCTGCCTTTTACGGCTGAAAacggtaaaaagaaaaaaaaaaacgcagtTACACAACCCGTTGCTACGGGATACTTTAAGTGATTCCTCCCTTTCCTTGTGAGATTTTACGTGTGCTCCCTCCTGATAGTCTGATACCTGGTACCACATACCATAGCGCGTGATACCTATTCAATTCCTCCTCGGCATCGTACGCACGATATCTCGTCGCCGGTGTCGCTCCTTTGCAGCCGGagcaacacaacacaacacaggCTGATACCTGGTACTAGTATGGTACAAGCTACATGGTGTATGGTACCTGATAGCTGGTACATGTGGAATTGGGGGATTCAAGAGGATGGGACAGGGAAATCGACACTATCCATATAAGCCggagaaaaaaatcagaaaggaaatcatcaagcaaaaaaaaaaagagaaaaacacacATGACGAAGGGATGCAAGCGGCGGTGAAGCACTGCTGGCGTGGGAGGTGGAGGAATTAGCCGGAGTGGAATGGAATGCGAGGGGTAACACTGCGGCGTAGGGGCGGAAGGACGGAGGAGCTCGTGCTCCTCGTCGACGGGGGTGGTGGCACGAGAGCTCGCACGCCGCTTCACCGCCACATGCACACGCATTCCTAAGCCAGCGGGAGCAGCTCCGCGTGGTGTTGCCTTCCCCAGTGctggcggaggagggagagcaAGGCACTGGTGAAGGAGAGCGGGCCAAGCGTCCTCCGCGGGGCAGCCTGCTTGGAGGCGACCTGCACCGCGGCAGGCGGTGGCTTCCGCCGTTGATGCGTCTGCATCACCGATTGtgtggaggagaaaaaaaaaggaaacagaaGGGAATGAGGTGGCAGTGGGGATTAGGGTTAAGTATCCCGTCTCCACGGAAACTGTGAAGTAGATtctctggaaaaaaaatcgaacacaaaAAGGgtataaaaatattgaaatatCATGTTTGAAGAAAAGGgtaatactccttccatcccaatATGTAGCAATATAGGATAAGATTAGACCCATCCTTAGACTACGAATTTGGATTagacccatcctagtactacgaatctaattCCATACTAGGTTGCTACAtattgggacgaagggagtaactgTTGGAAAATATTGAACAATAGAATCACACATTTAACTTTGAGAAAACCCCTCGTATGTGCctgaaattttagctaatcccttATATGCCCCTGATTTTTGCTTATTTCCTTATATaccccaaaatttgattttgatccttTAAATGCCCCTCCCGTCACTTAACCATCTAATTCCAataaaaatgatcatttttttaccctttggatgaacataTAATTTATAAACTGAAAATGTATAAGTTAGTCACATGAGACTATTCTATTTATGAATTTGCCGTGAGATACATTATTTatggtaaaatttatttttagataatgaaataaaaaatatgtatttattttattttttaaaatgtcaTAAAAATGATGAGCATTCATAAAAGATAGGACTACCAATACTCATGatattttttatgaatgctACTAAAAAACCATCGTCCTATTAAAATCTCAAATaagaattttaatttattacgtttgttttattttcaaaatttatgtcaaaatttttcGCACTAAATATTTGgtctcattagtttcataaaatgcacatattgtgcactcaaacaaaattttcaatcgttTTCAAACCTAAATCATCAAGAGCATAATAAAAGACATTTGAACCAAACTTAAGAGTgaaatgacaaaaaaatataacGGCAGGGacatggaagggatcaagttgaaatttcagaggtatagaagggatcgggtaaattttaggggtatgaatgggattgagtgagttttcaAGGGTATACAAGGAATTTACTCTTTAACTTTACACAACTATATAATACTATGAAATAAATTCAAGGTCATACTTTACAAATTATCTCCTCTTTAACCTTGTACTCAAGTCAGGAATTTGATTGATGAGTTAATGTCCTGTAAATCATTGATCAAATAAAGAAATGGATCATAATACTGGTGTATTTAGAAATACGGTAATACTACAAATATAAAAAGGTAATTTCCGTAAGAATACAGTTaagaataaaaaatggtggatGTACAATAAAATTGTTTCTTATCTCTGCctccatatttgttttcatttataACCATTTTTAATTGCTCGGCAAAAAAAACGAAAATGAACACCGGTTGTTCAGGAATTTCAATGGTTGCTTTTACCCCACCCTACAAGGAAGGTTTCAATCTGAAAAGATTTAGGACGAGATGGATACTAGATCAATTGGATTTGCCACATCAAGGCGTGGATGAATTTATCTTTGAACTATAAGTATTCTCTTTTCATGTTGATGGTtgagcaaaaataaaaacaattttaCACATTCAGGTGAAAATAAACCTTGGGAGTATCGTCTTAATTCGCTtcgatttttgaaaaaaaaagtccattttactcgCTTTAAACTATTTCACTGGATAACTTATCTACCCTAAACTATTCCTTTGGCTCATAATTTTACACTACAAACAATTAAAAATGGTTCTTTTCACTTCTTTAAAAAGAACTTCTTTATCACTATTTACCTAGGTTGGGCGTAACTAAGTCTAGTATTTAAGCAaacaatcataaaaaaataaaaaatgttttcaaACTTAGATAAATGTGACATCTATAGTTGTAAAATGTTACAACTTAAAGTATACTATCTTATAtgtggagagaaaaagaaagataaatattattaGGAAGTCGAGTGGACCATTTTCAATAGTTGAGGGTAAAATAAGCCAAAAATGGTTTAAGGGGTTAAGCATTTTTAATGGTCTGGTGTAAAATAAGCTAAAAATGATTTAAGGGGTTAAGTAATGCAATGAAATAATTTTGGGGAATGAAAATGACCAATCTTTAATTCAAGCAGATATTAGACCGACGTAGATGCTAAATTTACGATTTGCTacatcaaatttgaattaattttgttgaagaaaagaaaggctaaacagaaaaaggaggcTAAGCATATGCACATGTTACCTTTATAAATAGCCTCCTGCCTTCCTGGAATTAACAACCACGCCCTTGGCACATTTTTCCTTCACCCCCTCGCATCATCAGGAATAGCAAATCAGCCCCCGCCTCTCTTCCCGCCTAAGCTTTTGACGCCGCCACGATGGCTTCCACGTCAGGCACAGCAAAAGACCAGCCGGTCCATGGCCGCGCCACCCAACGTCGCgagtccacctccacctccaccgctgcagccgagggcggcgccgtcgcctcgcagccgccgcgcccgcctcaGCCCCGGCCCGGCACCACCCGCCCGCCATTATGGCGTCCGCCGCGTTGGCCATGGGGCTCCagctccagcgccgccaccgccgcggcacCCGGTGGTGCTTCGACCGCCGCTGCAGCCCAGGGCGGCGGCTCCGCTGCCTCTCGCCCGCCGCGACCGCCGCgcccgcctctgccgccgcggccaccgcgccCGCCCCTGCCGCCTCTTCGAGAGcccggagagggaggaggccgcggcgacggccggggcgCCACCGGCACCGGATCGAGCTCCGCCGCTGCAGCGGTCGAccggaaggggaagaagaaggtcGACGAAGGTGATCGGGATCCGGAACAGGTGAATGGCTCCTACCACCTCGCATTCCTGTGCCATCATCGCGTTTTGGGGGTGGATTTCGATCCTGTTCTTGAGCGTTTCTTGGTTTGGTTTTCCCTTGAAGGCGCTAAGGAAGTCTGGTCCCCTTGAAGGGAAGTTACTCCAGAGCAGCATTCGTGCGTATCAAGGGCCCCCCGCCGCCGAGAAACCatccggcgcgccgccggcagcaACACCCCCCGCCCGCAACACCGGCCGTCTGGGGCTCTCCGACCGTGAGGCAGATGATGCCTTGAACGATATCGACCTGGCGATGGTGCGTATGCCATCGATTATTCTGGGCATCTTGGGAGCTTTGTTGTTCTAATTGTTCTTGAGCATTTCTTGGTTGGTTTCTCTGGAGTAGGCCAGGCAGCTACCTGTTGTTGATACCACTGTtcagaaggaggaggaagagaaggagaaagagaaggagaaggaggaggaggaggaggaggatgacgacgatgaggaggggGAGCTGCTGTCGCACGTTTCCAGGAGAAAGAACCCACTCCGGAGTAGAATTGATGGCTACATCAGCATGGTAAGGGGAAGTTTATTTTACTTTCTTGTCTGGGCTGGACATTCTTGTGCCAAATTTTTGTGTTCAGGATGTGGGATTGCTTCCTACCATTCTTGTGAAACCATGGTGAATCTTACATCCATGCTTAGGTGCTAGTATTCTGTTGTTTGCATGTGGTTCTTgtgcccaatttttttttgaaatcgtCTTGTGCCCAATTTTTCATGTTGAAAATGGTGAACTTGGAGGATCTTAGCCTACGTGGTTTCTGTCTATTCATCTAAAGTCTTGGATGATTTGGTGAATGAATAAATCTTGGTTGAAATGCATATGTTGCATTCTAGAGCCGAATTGATATGTTGCCAACCAATAGTGGGATCGCTGCATCTAAATTGACAGCATTAAGCTGAATGGTATTAAGAGGTTTTTTGGTTGTGCTACTCTTAATGTAGACTATTAATTTCTGGTGTAGAAATGGGGGAGGCAGGTcctgtgtttctcaaaaaagaaGTTGCATTCTAGAACAGGAGTCCAAATCATTAGGCGTGTTAGGAAAAATTTGACTTCCGTATTATCCGTAGGTTGTCCTGCGACCTTCTTTGGAAATACATGCAGCAACCTTCTTATGCTTTGTCGAAATTGTTGAAGAAAGGCACTCTTGCTTGCATTAGTTTTGCTTGCTGTTTACTGTGATCTGCTTTTCATCTCACTATAAACAACTAACAATGTCGGAAAATATTGTATCATGTCATTATTACTGCGATATCTTTGGTGAGAAATCCTAAATTCACATGGCTTGAGAATTCACTGTTAGTGAATTGTGTTATACCAGTTTTGCATTGGACCCACTTTCTGTTTAATGTGATCTACTTTTCATATCACTGTAAACAACTAACATTGTAGGAAAATATTGTATCGTGTCATTATTACTGCAATATCTTGGTAAGAAATCCTAAATTCACGTGACGTGAGCATTCACTGTTAGTGAATTGTTTTATACCAGTTTTGTTCACTGTTAGCATATTGTTAGCATTTGCTGTTAGGACATGAATGGCAAGCGTAGAGCAATTCTGGAAATACCAGTTCTGTTCCCCTGCTATATTGGTGTTTACAAGTTCCACGCATTCCCTGTTTCCTTGGTACTTAGCCTAAAATGATTGTTCTTGATATAAATACTCTGTAATCCCCTAATTTGTGCTGCGTCTGGCATTCTATATGAATTTTGAcccctttttttcccttgtgGGATAGCTTTTATGTAgaaaaggaagtctaacgtgtTTCTCCGATGTGAATAACAGAACAGACCTGCCAACTCTTGTGAATCACCAGGTTTGACTCCTTTTAATCTTTGATAATGTTGAAAATGAATGTATATGAATTATAAATGTGATCAAAGCCCTTAAATATCATACTGTTCTATCGAGCTATCTTTTCTTCTCTATATACTATCATATACTAGTGTTTCACATGCAATTGACATTACTGGATTGTGGCAGAACCTGAATCAGCCTAGTGCTGTTCAATTTTTTGACAGGATAGCATCTTTTTACTAAACAACAACTGATCTATGTCAATTATACTGGATACTGATTTTAAGAACCTGTCGGATATTgcagaaactagaaaaatgccaTGCAAAACGAAGTTATATTTCTTTCTAGTTGTACTATTTCCTACATCAGATGGCCATGAGCTGAATTCCCTTATCTGTGTCTGTGGTGCAGAAATTTTCCATGGAATTTGCTCCTGACCATTATTGTCTACCGGGTTTGCGGGGAAttatttcttcaaattttctgATCCTTGTTAGCAAGTATTCAGAATTTAGGGCAGTGCATGGAGATGGGGAATGTTTCTACAGGAGCTTCATAATTTCCTATCTGGTAGCTGACATGTTGGCCTCCTCCCTGTTTCTAAGCATAGAATGTATGCTTGGTGATTTATTCCGCTTTGTTTGGCAGGAGCAAGTCCTTGACAGGGAGGACACAGATGAGGAACAACGCCTCCTTGCTGCCCTTGAAATTGAAGTTAAACCAATGGCTATGCAAATTGATTATCCTGAATGGGCCACTGCATTTTCCTGTGGCCACGAAGTAATCAGTCACCTTCTatgtatttatttgtttatctttCTTATAGAAACATGCTTGTAAGAGATGATTCTCTACAATAAATGCCTTCCTTCTTACTACTCTCTTATCAATTATTTGCTTCCTAAGGTTTTTGTTATATCTAATGTTTACCTATCAGAGATTCTCATATGAGTTATCctattatatttattcatgtCTTAATATCAACGATATGCATTTTGCAAGCTTCATTGTAATATACCTGCTAAACTCTTGAATTCCTCTTAGAGTGCAAAATGCCATCCGTTTGTAAGGTATACCATGCGTGATTTACTGCATCATCGATTCTCAGGTATTTAAGAAGCTGATAGAGAACATAATTGGATGGAAGAATCCAGCATCAACATACAGGTATTTATATGTTTGGTTCCTATAGTTTCAACAAATTGTTGTTTATCCATCCCACTGACCACATATGGGCGCTTTTTTTCAGCCGTAAGCAGGAACTTCTGGGGTTCTTCAGCAGTAAAAGGATGTCGAATGGCAGTAAGAACAACATCCTTCAGT
This region includes:
- the LOC127763714 gene encoding uncharacterized protein LOC127763714; this translates as MASTSGTAKDQPVHGRATQRRESTSTSTAAAEGGAVASQPPRPPQPRPGTTRPPLWRPPRWPWGSSSSAATAAAPGGASTAAAAQGGGSAASRPPRPPRPPLPPRPPRPPLPPLREPGEGGGRGDGRGATGTGSSSAAAAVDRKGKKKVDEGDRDPEQALRKSGPLEGKLLQSSIRAYQGPPAAEKPSGAPPAATPPARNTGRLGLSDREADDALNDIDLAMARQLPVVDTTVQKEEEEKEKEKEKEEEEEEDDDDEEGELLSHVSRRKNPLRSRIDGYISMLLCRKGSLTCFSDVNNRTDLPTLVNHQKFSMEFAPDHYCLPGLRGIISSNFLILVSKYSEFRAVHGDGECFYRSFIISYLEQVLDREDTDEEQRLLAALEIEVKPMAMQIDYPEWATAFSCGHEVFKKLIENIIGWKNPASTYSRKQELLGFFSSKRMSNGIFVFLRSLAATWMCSHKDEYEQYVDDLGDDYPLEFWCATNLLPPRLYTDHVPMRALAAAFRVPLQVENLHNGPAQDIYTADGVDVPRVTLLYTGAHYDILYPRPPGERSRRRAAGWLCRFW